From the genome of Deltaproteobacteria bacterium, one region includes:
- a CDS encoding phosphatidate cytidylyltransferase, whose protein sequence is MLWKRVATAAVLVPVLVAAVLYGKGWPFSILVLAAALLCAEEYYRMFFPSSRDRWTGVLAVFLACASGSILPFPASLSGLLLCVAAAAFHFLPAAGTLEEKARRAAFSVLGVVYIGGFLSTWPRTILLPGGGQWVLFGIGSVAAGDTLAYFVGRAFGKRPLAPTVSPKKTVEGAAGGLAASMIFGGAYAAYFLPDVPSWFSLAASAAVGIAGQCGDLFESMLKRAADVKDSGGLLPGHGGLLDRVDGIIAAGPVLHLLAVACNYPMGGS, encoded by the coding sequence GTGCTCTGGAAGAGGGTCGCCACCGCCGCCGTTCTCGTCCCGGTGCTTGTCGCCGCCGTCCTGTACGGAAAGGGGTGGCCTTTCTCCATTCTTGTACTGGCCGCCGCCTTGCTGTGCGCCGAGGAATATTACCGGATGTTTTTCCCTTCTTCACGGGACCGCTGGACGGGCGTCCTGGCGGTATTTCTCGCCTGCGCCTCCGGCTCCATCCTTCCGTTCCCCGCTTCTCTCTCCGGGCTTCTCCTGTGCGTCGCAGCGGCGGCGTTCCATTTCCTTCCCGCCGCCGGGACCCTGGAAGAGAAGGCGCGCCGGGCGGCGTTCTCCGTTTTGGGCGTGGTGTACATCGGCGGTTTCCTTTCGACATGGCCCCGGACGATCCTCCTCCCCGGAGGCGGTCAATGGGTCCTCTTCGGGATCGGCTCAGTGGCCGCAGGCGACACGCTCGCCTATTTCGTCGGGCGGGCCTTCGGAAAGAGGCCTCTCGCTCCCACGGTTTCCCCGAAAAAGACGGTGGAAGGAGCCGCGGGAGGCCTCGCCGCCAGCATGATCTTCGGCGGAGCGTATGCGGCGTACTTTCTTCCCGATGTGCCGTCATGGTTCTCTCTTGCGGCCTCCGCGGCAGTCGGAATCGCAGGCCAGTGCGGCGACCTTTTCGAATCGATGCTGAAGAGGGCGGCGGACGTCAAGGACAGCGGCGGCTTGCTCCCGGGGCACGGCGGGCTCCTCGACCGGGTGGACGGGATCATCGCGGCGGGACCAGTCCTCCATCTGCTGGCTGTTGCCTGCAATTACCCGATGGGAGGCTCCTGA
- a CDS encoding 4Fe-4S binding protein, producing MAVKITDECTACGACMETCPTGSIEEGEKYKINDTCSECLACVDACPTGAILQES from the coding sequence ATGGCCGTAAAGATCACCGATGAATGCACAGCTTGCGGAGCCTGCATGGAGACCTGCCCCACCGGGTCGATCGAGGAAGGCGAAAAGTACAAGATAAACGACACCTGCTCGGAGTGCCTGGCCTGCGTCGACGCCTGCCCGACCGGAGCCATCTTACAGGAAAGCTGA
- a CDS encoding elongation factor Ts, translating into MQITSEMVRELREKTGAGMMDCKKALAEAGGAMEEAIDNLRKKGLAAAAKKASRIASEGTVAASVDDTAGALVEVNCETDFVAKTDDFQGFVREVAALVHKKAPRDVDAALTLPAGSVPLSDMLTERVAKIGEKISFRRFARFALPGGVPGVVVPYIHAGGKIGVLVELHGAGAENADFAALAKDLAMQVAAANPTYVSRENVPVDVIEREKAIYREQALAAGKPEKILDKIATGKLEKYYGDFCLVEQAFIKDPDRKVGDLLKAMSSKTGAAVKVAGFARFQVGEGLEKRSDDLAAEVAKQLNRG; encoded by the coding sequence ATGCAGATAACATCCGAGATGGTACGCGAACTCCGCGAGAAGACAGGCGCGGGGATGATGGACTGCAAGAAGGCCCTCGCGGAAGCGGGCGGCGCCATGGAAGAGGCTATCGACAACCTTCGCAAGAAAGGGCTCGCCGCCGCGGCGAAAAAAGCCTCCCGCATCGCGTCTGAAGGAACGGTCGCCGCGTCCGTCGACGACACCGCCGGGGCGCTCGTGGAGGTCAACTGCGAGACGGATTTCGTGGCGAAGACCGACGATTTCCAGGGGTTCGTACGGGAAGTCGCGGCGCTGGTCCACAAGAAGGCCCCTCGTGACGTGGATGCTGCACTGACCCTTCCAGCGGGGAGCGTCCCGCTTTCAGACATGCTGACGGAGCGGGTGGCCAAGATCGGTGAGAAGATCTCGTTCCGCCGGTTCGCCAGGTTTGCCCTTCCCGGCGGCGTGCCCGGCGTGGTCGTCCCTTACATCCACGCGGGCGGAAAGATCGGCGTGCTCGTGGAGCTGCACGGCGCCGGGGCGGAGAACGCCGATTTCGCGGCGCTCGCCAAGGACCTTGCGATGCAGGTCGCGGCGGCCAACCCGACCTACGTATCCCGGGAAAACGTCCCGGTCGACGTGATCGAACGGGAGAAGGCCATCTACCGGGAGCAGGCGCTGGCGGCCGGCAAGCCGGAGAAGATACTGGACAAGATAGCGACCGGGAAGCTGGAAAAATACTACGGCGATTTCTGCCTCGTCGAGCAGGCGTTCATAAAGGACCCCGACCGCAAGGTGGGGGACCTGCTGAAAGCGATGTCTTCGAAGACCGGCGCCGCGGTCAAGGTGGCCGGTTTCGCGCGGTTCCAGGTGGGCGAGGGGTTGGAGAAGAGGTCGGACGATCTGGCAGCAGAGGTGGCGAAACAGCTTAACCGGGGTTGA
- a CDS encoding UMP kinase, giving the protein MAKPVYRRILLKLSGEALMGRQEYGIDPGVLSDLSAEVRAVTKLGVQTALVVGGGNIFRGIRTSKEYGIDRASADYMGMLATVINSLALQERLERDGVTTRVLSAIEMRAIAEPYIRRRALRHLEKGRVVIFAAGTGNPYFTTDTAAALRAMEINADAILKATKVDGVYDKDPMIHKKARKFPELTYIEVLQKNLKVMDATAVSLCMDNSLPIVVFNLTKRGNVVRVVKGEKIGTVVHGGR; this is encoded by the coding sequence GTGGCAAAGCCGGTCTACCGCAGGATCCTGCTGAAGCTGTCGGGGGAGGCCCTGATGGGCAGGCAGGAATACGGGATCGACCCCGGGGTGCTCTCCGACCTTTCCGCGGAAGTTCGGGCGGTCACGAAGCTGGGCGTGCAGACTGCCCTGGTCGTCGGCGGCGGGAACATCTTCCGCGGCATACGAACCAGCAAGGAATACGGGATCGACCGCGCATCGGCCGATTACATGGGAATGCTGGCCACCGTCATCAACAGCCTGGCCCTGCAGGAGCGGCTCGAGCGTGACGGCGTGACGACGAGGGTCCTGTCCGCCATCGAAATGCGGGCGATAGCCGAGCCGTACATACGGCGGCGCGCCTTGCGGCATCTGGAGAAGGGCAGGGTCGTCATCTTCGCGGCGGGAACGGGGAACCCGTACTTCACCACGGACACCGCAGCCGCGCTGAGGGCGATGGAGATCAACGCCGACGCGATCCTGAAGGCCACGAAGGTTGACGGCGTGTACGACAAGGACCCGATGATCCACAAGAAGGCAAGGAAGTTCCCGGAGCTGACCTACATCGAAGTCCTGCAAAAAAACCTCAAGGTGATGGACGCCACGGCCGTTTCCCTCTGCATGGACAACAGTCTCCCTATCGTCGTCTTCAACCTGACGAAGCGGGGGAACGTCGTCCGGGTGGTCAAGGGGGAAAAGATAGGGACCGTCGTCCACGGAGGCCGATGA
- the frr gene encoding ribosome recycling factor gives MEALLKDASGKMTRSIDAFKKDLGKVRTGRASFSLLDGIKVDYYGTSTPLSQVGTLSVPESRLITVTPWDAKMIGPIEKAIQAGGLGLNPSSDGKVVRIPIPPLTEERRKELVKLVKKMAEDARVAVRNIRREAIERIKEKEKKKEISEDAMKRGQERAQKETDAFIKKIDEIVKAKEQEIMEV, from the coding sequence ATGGAGGCCCTGCTAAAAGACGCTTCCGGCAAAATGACCCGGAGCATCGACGCGTTCAAGAAGGATTTGGGGAAGGTCCGGACGGGGCGGGCTTCCTTCTCGCTGCTCGACGGAATCAAGGTGGACTACTACGGGACCTCGACGCCCCTGTCCCAGGTGGGTACGCTTTCGGTGCCTGAAAGCCGACTGATCACCGTGACTCCCTGGGACGCCAAGATGATCGGTCCGATCGAAAAGGCGATCCAGGCCGGCGGGCTGGGCCTGAACCCTTCCAGCGACGGCAAGGTGGTACGGATCCCCATTCCGCCGCTCACCGAGGAACGGCGCAAAGAGCTGGTCAAACTGGTGAAGAAGATGGCCGAGGACGCACGGGTGGCGGTGCGCAACATACGCCGCGAGGCGATCGAGAGAATCAAGGAGAAGGAAAAGAAGAAGGAGATCTCCGAGGACGCGATGAAGCGCGGTCAGGAGCGGGCACAGAAGGAGACCGACGCCTTCATCAAGAAAATAGACGAGATCGTGAAAGCGAAGGAGCAAGAAATCATGGAAGTATAA
- a CDS encoding isoprenyl transferase, with amino-acid sequence MPSGGTDAAALPRHVAIIMDGNGRWARQRNLPRVEGHRMGIRSVRAVVECARELGIPYLTLYAFSVENWGRPATEITTLMSLLREFLLKELPELIRQRIRLNVIGEPEKLPAAVREVLGRTLSATAGYTEMTLTLALSYAGRHEILRAARRLAEDAAKGRISLEKITESGFAERLDTAGMPDPDLVIRTSGELRISNFLLWQAAYSEFVFTDVLWPDFGKAEFLQALDEYSRRHRRFGLTEEQAEPPSGGLS; translated from the coding sequence ATGCCAAGCGGCGGAACCGATGCGGCCGCGCTTCCACGGCACGTCGCAATCATCATGGATGGAAACGGCCGGTGGGCGAGGCAGCGGAATCTTCCGCGCGTGGAAGGTCACCGGATGGGGATCCGCTCGGTCCGCGCGGTAGTGGAATGCGCGCGGGAGCTCGGCATCCCGTACCTGACGCTGTACGCCTTCTCCGTCGAGAACTGGGGAAGGCCCGCAACGGAGATAACCACACTGATGAGCCTGCTCCGGGAGTTCCTGCTGAAGGAGCTCCCGGAGCTCATACGCCAACGCATACGCCTGAACGTCATCGGCGAGCCGGAGAAACTCCCTGCGGCCGTGCGCGAGGTCCTGGGGAGGACGCTGTCGGCTACGGCAGGCTACACGGAGATGACGCTCACCCTGGCCCTTTCCTACGCAGGCAGGCACGAGATCCTCCGCGCCGCGAGGCGGCTGGCCGAGGACGCGGCGAAGGGAAGGATCTCCCTGGAAAAAATCACCGAAAGCGGGTTCGCGGAGCGCCTGGACACCGCCGGAATGCCGGATCCCGACCTCGTCATACGCACGAGCGGCGAGCTGCGGATCAGCAATTTCCTTCTCTGGCAGGCGGCGTATTCGGAATTCGTTTTTACCGACGTTCTCTGGCCCGATTTCGGGAAGGCGGAATTCCTCCAGGCGCTCGACGAATATTCCCGCCGTCACAGGCGGTTCGGGCTGACGGAGGAACAAGCGGAACCTCCGTCCGGCGGGCTGTCGTAG
- the argJ gene encoding bifunctional glutamate N-acetyltransferase/amino-acid acetyltransferase ArgJ: protein MSEPVKVAVKGFRGAGTSCGIKKTGKADLAMVVSDRPCASDVVFTRNRVFAAPVAWGKGLRSRSALRGAIVNSGNANACTGKEGIEAVRKTSAAACAALGLPGDSLLVSSTGVIGMRLPVEKIVSAVPGLCASLSADGIGDAGDAILTTDAYPKRALRKVHVGKGEITLGGIAKGAGMIAPNMGTMLAYVFTDASVRPGDLRTAFRGGVEASFNRIVVDGDTSTNDTAAVFANGACGLPPLAGKYLPAFSEALRSLLLDLAIMIVRDGEGTTRVVRLAVTGARSDRDAEKAARAAATSPLVKTAVFGADPNWGRVVAAAGRAGAAVEQDRIELSFAGEKVLRRGLRIDRAAERRAAPKIRGESYDIELDLGLGKGSHFLYFSDLTHDYIRINAGYRT from the coding sequence ATGAGCGAACCGGTCAAGGTGGCCGTCAAGGGGTTCCGCGGCGCGGGTACGTCCTGCGGGATCAAGAAGACGGGAAAGGCCGACCTGGCCATGGTCGTGAGCGACCGGCCGTGCGCCTCCGACGTGGTGTTCACGCGGAACCGGGTCTTCGCCGCCCCCGTGGCATGGGGGAAAGGCCTGCGAAGCCGGTCCGCCCTGCGAGGCGCGATCGTCAACAGCGGCAACGCCAACGCCTGCACCGGGAAGGAAGGGATCGAGGCGGTCCGGAAGACCTCCGCCGCCGCCTGCGCGGCGCTGGGGCTCCCCGGGGATTCCCTGCTGGTGTCGTCGACGGGCGTTATCGGCATGCGGCTGCCGGTGGAAAAAATCGTCTCGGCGGTCCCCGGCCTCTGCGCATCCCTTTCGGCGGACGGGATCGGAGATGCCGGGGATGCGATCCTTACCACCGATGCCTATCCCAAACGCGCTCTTCGGAAGGTGCATGTCGGGAAGGGGGAAATAACCCTGGGCGGCATCGCCAAGGGAGCCGGGATGATCGCGCCGAACATGGGGACGATGCTGGCCTACGTGTTCACTGACGCTTCCGTCCGCCCGGGAGACCTGCGTACGGCGTTCCGCGGCGGCGTGGAGGCTTCGTTCAACCGGATCGTGGTGGACGGCGACACGAGCACAAACGACACCGCCGCCGTCTTCGCCAACGGCGCCTGCGGCCTGCCCCCCCTCGCGGGGAAATATCTTCCGGCGTTTTCGGAGGCCCTTCGTTCCCTTCTGCTGGATCTTGCGATTATGATCGTGCGGGACGGCGAGGGTACGACGAGGGTCGTACGCCTCGCGGTCACCGGCGCGCGGAGCGACCGGGACGCCGAAAAAGCGGCCCGGGCGGCGGCCACCTCGCCGCTGGTAAAGACGGCGGTATTCGGCGCCGACCCGAACTGGGGCCGGGTCGTCGCTGCCGCAGGGCGCGCGGGGGCGGCGGTCGAACAGGACCGCATCGAGCTGTCGTTCGCCGGGGAAAAGGTCCTGCGGCGTGGCCTGAGGATCGACCGCGCCGCCGAGCGCAGGGCTGCTCCGAAAATCCGCGGGGAGTCCTACGACATCGAACTGGACCTCGGGCTCGGGAAGGGGAGCCATTTCCTTTATTTCTCGGACCTGACTCACGATTACATCCGGATCAACGCGGGGTATCGCACCTGA
- the rseP gene encoding RIP metalloprotease RseP has translation MDILSYASQYLTTPAAFILVLGILIFVHEFGHFIVARKLGVGVTKFSFGFGPKLFGVTRGETEYLVSAIPLGGYVKLVGETDGDKVPEELRKRSFFHKPIGVKMAVVAAGPLGNLLFAVLVFWIVFLGGVPTLTPKIGSVVADSPAAQAGLAGGDVVVRINGENVATWEDLAVRIRKSGAGKEMTLTVRRDGKEFDVSVSPEIKEGKSIFGEKVLEPRIGIVAGQEIVKRKLGPVQALFRAGSETGKLIELTAMTVVKLVTRVLPSEALGGPILIAQLAGDQARQGISPFVYFLGLLSVNLGILNLLPIPILDGGHLLFFSIEALRRKPLSPEARAMAQQVGLAIILMLTALVFYNDIARIISR, from the coding sequence ATGGATATCCTATCTTACGCATCGCAGTATCTTACGACCCCCGCGGCGTTCATCCTGGTGCTGGGGATTCTCATATTCGTGCACGAATTCGGGCATTTCATCGTCGCGCGAAAACTCGGCGTCGGCGTCACCAAATTTTCCTTCGGATTCGGCCCGAAGCTGTTCGGCGTGACGAGGGGAGAGACGGAGTACCTGGTATCGGCGATCCCGCTCGGCGGATACGTGAAGCTCGTCGGAGAAACCGACGGCGACAAGGTTCCCGAGGAATTGCGGAAGCGGTCTTTCTTCCATAAGCCGATCGGGGTGAAGATGGCGGTCGTCGCCGCCGGTCCGTTGGGGAACCTCCTTTTCGCGGTACTGGTATTCTGGATCGTGTTCCTTGGCGGAGTGCCGACGCTTACCCCGAAAATCGGGAGCGTGGTGGCCGATTCGCCCGCGGCACAGGCGGGTCTTGCGGGCGGTGACGTCGTCGTGCGGATCAACGGGGAAAACGTCGCCACATGGGAAGATCTTGCCGTGCGGATACGGAAGTCCGGGGCGGGAAAGGAGATGACCCTTACGGTCCGTCGGGACGGGAAAGAGTTCGACGTATCGGTCTCCCCCGAGATCAAGGAAGGGAAGAGCATCTTCGGGGAAAAGGTGCTGGAGCCGAGGATCGGCATCGTCGCGGGGCAGGAGATAGTCAAGCGGAAGCTCGGTCCGGTACAGGCGCTGTTCCGGGCGGGCAGCGAGACCGGCAAGCTGATCGAACTGACCGCCATGACGGTCGTGAAGCTCGTGACGCGCGTCCTGCCGTCGGAAGCGCTCGGGGGGCCGATTCTTATCGCCCAGCTTGCAGGCGACCAGGCGAGGCAGGGCATTTCGCCTTTCGTCTATTTCCTGGGGCTTCTGAGCGTGAACCTGGGGATACTGAACCTTCTTCCGATTCCGATCCTCGACGGCGGGCACCTGCTCTTCTTCTCGATCGAAGCTCTCCGCCGCAAGCCGCTTTCCCCCGAGGCGCGCGCCATGGCGCAACAGGTGGGGTTGGCCATCATCCTCATGCTCACGGCTCTGGTCTTCTACAACGACATCGCGCGCATCATCTCCAGGTAA
- a CDS encoding 1-deoxy-D-xylulose-5-phosphate reductoisomerase: MGAPAGVAILGSTGSVGRSALEVIGRFPERFRVTALCAGKNAKLLGEQARRFRPSLVCLSEEVTAGRLGDLPRGTRAVFGEQGMSEAVCSDGAGIVLAAASGVSSIRPVIAAARKGKRIALANKELLVMAGEFLIAAARKGKAEILPVDSEHSAVHQAISGHRREDIRRILLTASGGPFRNHTVRRMRTATVSEALGHPVWRMGNKITIDSATLMNKGLEVIEATWLFGLPPSRIDVLIHPQSIVHSMVEYRDGSLIAQLGIPDMRIPIGYALSYPERLPLELPRFKPHRMDGWTFEPPDLRRFPALSLAYAVAEAGGTAPAAMSAANEVAVGAFLAGRIRFTDIVQIVRTLMDGWRRGRRPVTLKDVLRADHDAREETGRLISRKRG; encoded by the coding sequence ATGGGAGCCCCGGCAGGCGTAGCCATACTGGGTTCCACCGGATCCGTGGGGCGAAGCGCTCTTGAAGTGATCGGACGGTTTCCGGAAAGGTTCCGGGTCACCGCGCTTTGTGCAGGAAAGAATGCGAAGCTGCTGGGTGAACAGGCACGGCGCTTCCGCCCCTCGCTCGTCTGCCTCTCCGAGGAAGTCACTGCGGGCAGGCTCGGGGACCTTCCACGCGGGACCCGTGCGGTCTTCGGCGAGCAGGGGATGAGCGAAGCTGTATGCTCGGACGGCGCAGGCATCGTTCTGGCCGCGGCGTCGGGGGTTTCCTCCATCCGGCCGGTGATCGCCGCTGCGCGGAAGGGGAAGCGGATCGCCCTGGCCAACAAGGAGCTCCTGGTGATGGCGGGGGAATTCCTGATTGCCGCCGCGAGAAAAGGGAAGGCCGAGATCCTGCCTGTGGACAGCGAGCATTCGGCGGTGCACCAGGCGATCTCGGGGCATAGGCGTGAGGACATCCGGCGGATCCTGCTCACCGCATCCGGCGGCCCGTTCAGGAACCACACGGTGCGAAGGATGCGGACTGCGACGGTATCGGAAGCGCTCGGCCACCCGGTCTGGCGGATGGGCAACAAGATAACCATCGACTCCGCCACCCTTATGAACAAAGGGCTGGAGGTTATCGAGGCGACCTGGCTCTTCGGGCTTCCCCCCTCGCGGATCGACGTGTTGATCCATCCGCAGTCGATCGTGCATTCCATGGTGGAGTACCGCGACGGCAGCCTTATCGCGCAGTTGGGGATTCCCGACATGCGGATCCCGATAGGGTACGCGCTATCCTACCCGGAGAGGCTTCCCCTGGAACTGCCGAGATTCAAGCCGCATCGAATGGACGGATGGACCTTCGAGCCGCCGGATTTACGGAGATTTCCGGCACTTTCGCTCGCTTACGCCGTGGCTGAAGCGGGGGGAACGGCCCCCGCCGCGATGAGCGCGGCGAACGAGGTGGCGGTCGGAGCGTTTCTTGCCGGGCGGATACGGTTTACCGATATCGTGCAAATCGTCCGTACCCTTATGGATGGATGGCGGAGGGGACGTCGTCCGGTTACACTGAAAGATGTCCTGCGCGCCGACCATGACGCGAGGGAGGAGACCGGGCGATTGATTTCCCGGAAAAGGGGCTAA
- the rpsB gene encoding 30S ribosomal protein S2, with protein MANGHGSVITMKQLLEAGVHFGHQTKRWNPKMKKYIFTARNGIYIIDLQQTVKMFRHSYDVVRDMAADGKTVLFVGTKKQAQEAVEEEARRAGAPYVNQRWLGGMLTNFQTIRKSLDRLQRLKEMGTDGTAEKLPKKEVLKLDKERVKMEKVLGGIQELRRVPDALFIVDPSREQIAVLEARRLGIPIIAIVDTNCDPDLIDFVIPGNDDAIRAIKLFLSKVADAIIEGKAAYAEKTASEGDKDAAAQEVTMSLISTEDEPAEAPTGVSAAAEE; from the coding sequence ATGGCAAACGGTCACGGTTCGGTCATCACGATGAAGCAGTTGCTGGAAGCGGGCGTCCACTTCGGCCACCAGACGAAGCGGTGGAACCCGAAGATGAAGAAGTACATATTCACCGCCCGGAACGGAATCTACATCATCGACCTTCAGCAGACGGTGAAGATGTTCCGCCACTCATATGATGTGGTGCGGGACATGGCGGCCGACGGAAAGACGGTCCTTTTCGTCGGCACCAAGAAGCAGGCGCAGGAAGCCGTGGAAGAGGAAGCGCGACGCGCCGGTGCGCCCTATGTGAACCAGCGCTGGCTGGGCGGGATGCTCACCAACTTCCAGACGATCAGAAAGAGCCTGGACCGCCTCCAGCGCCTGAAGGAAATGGGAACGGACGGCACCGCAGAAAAGCTCCCCAAGAAGGAAGTGCTCAAGCTGGACAAGGAGCGGGTAAAGATGGAGAAGGTCCTGGGCGGAATCCAGGAGCTGCGCCGGGTCCCCGACGCACTCTTCATCGTCGACCCCTCCCGCGAGCAGATCGCCGTCCTCGAGGCGCGCCGCCTGGGGATTCCCATCATCGCGATCGTCGACACCAACTGCGACCCCGACCTCATAGATTTCGTCATCCCCGGCAACGACGACGCCATCCGGGCGATCAAGCTCTTCCTCTCGAAGGTTGCGGACGCGATCATCGAAGGAAAAGCCGCCTATGCGGAGAAGACGGCTTCCGAGGGTGACAAGGACGCCGCGGCCCAGGAGGTCACGATGTCGCTTATCTCCACCGAGGACGAACCGGCGGAGGCCCCGACCGGCGTTTCCGCCGCGGCGGAGGAATAG